In one window of Onychomys torridus chromosome 7, mOncTor1.1, whole genome shotgun sequence DNA:
- the Ccr4 gene encoding C-C chemokine receptor type 4: MNPTDVADTTQDENAYNNYYAYESMPKPCTKEGIKAFGQLFLPPLYSLVFLLGLFGNSVVVLVLFKYKRLKSMTDVYLLNLAISDLLFVLSLPFWAYYAANQWVFGLGLCKIVSWMYLVGFYSGIFFIMLMSIDRYLAIVHAVFSLKARTLTYGVITSLVTWSVAVFASLPGLLFSTCYTEHNHTYCKTKYSVNSTTWKVLSSLEINVLGLVIPLGIMLFCYSMIIRTLQHCKNEKKNRAVRMIFAVVVLFLGFWTPYNVVLFLETLVELEVLQDCTLERYLDYAIQATETLAFTHCCLNPVIYFFLGEKFRKYIAQLFRACWGPLVHCDFLQVYLADTPSSSYTQSTVDHDLRDAL; this comes from the coding sequence ATGAACCCCACGGATGTAGCAGACACCACACAGGATGAAAACGCATACAATAACTACTACGCCTACGAAAGCATGCCCAAGCCATGCACCAAGGAAGGCATCAAGGCATTTGGgcagctcttcctgcctcctctttatTCCTTGGTCTTTCTGTTGGGTCTGTTTGGGAACTCTGTTGTGGTTCTGGTGCTGTTCAAATACAAGAGACTCAAGTCTATGACTGATGTGTACCTGCTGAACCTTGCCATCTCAGATCTGCTCTTTGtgctttctctcccattctgGGCCTACTATGCCGCCAACCAGTGGGTTTTTGGACTAGGTCTGTGCAAGATTGTTTCATGGATGTACTTGGTAGGCTTTTACAGTGGCATCTTCTTCATTATGCTCATGAGCATAGATAGATACCTGGCCATCGTGCATGCAGTGTTTTCCTTGAAAGCGAGGACTCTGACCTATGGGGTCATAACCAGCTTGGTCACGTGGTCAGTGGCTGTGTTCGCCTCCCTTCCAGGCCTCTTGTTCAGCACTTGCTATACAGAGCACAACCACACATACTGCAAAACCAAGTACTCAGTCAACTCGACGACTTGGAAGGTCCTCAGCTCCCTGGAGATCAACGTCCTGGGGCTGGTCATCCCCCTGGGGATCATGCTGTTTTGTTATTCCATGATCATTAGGACCCTGCAGCATTGTAAGAATGAGAAGAAGAACAGGGCGGTTAGAATGATCTTCGCTGTGGTGGTCCTCTTCCTTGGCTTCTGGACGCCGTACAACGTGGTGCTTTTCCTGGAGACCCTGGTGGAGCTTGAAGTTCTTCAGGACTGCACCTTGGAGAGGTACCTAGACTATGCCATCCAGGCCACAGAAACCCTGGCCTTCACTCACTGCTGCCTCAACCCCGTCATTTACTTCTTTCTTGGGGAGAAATTCCGGAAGTACATCGCCCAACTCTTCAGAGCATGCTGGGgtcctcttgtacactgtgatTTCCTTCAGGTCTACTTGGCTGACACCCCCAGCTCCTCTTACACGCAGTCCACTGTAGATCATGACCTCCGTGATGCTTTGTAA